In the genome of Aspergillus flavus chromosome 8, complete sequence, one region contains:
- a CDS encoding putative dihydroflavonal-4-reductase: MARRVLLTGGNGFIGSHILAQLLDHGCTVCCAVRTQEKGDKILRDFAAQQSQITITIVPDIVAPGAYDTAVQGTPAFDAVYHTASPFTYANAGSNLQFLEPAIKGTLNLLKAVKDNAPSVKRVIWTGSCASVIDYDNLVADPPRIYTEADWSPVTWEEAVNGDPSKAYRGSKLFAEREAWQFMKEEQPHFDLVTLSPPATFGPLRHSITSIGELNESNSRLWKFCFSSTKDAPVPYMPVHTYVDVRDLAYAQFRAMIVPEAGNQRFVVCARQFDFQDVCDILRSHHPELSERTPLGKPGTRSLPPGAYSIDNSKVKKFLGVEFRSLEETVLDAARCMLDIERNEKQALST; the protein is encoded by the exons ATGGCCCGTCGCGTTCTTCTTACCGGGGGCAACGGCTTCATCGGATCCCACATCCTCGCCCAGCTTCTTGACCACGGCTGCACCGTCTGCTGTGCTGTTAGAACCCAAGAAAAAGGCGACAAGATCTTGAGGGACTTCGCCGCCCAGCAATCTCAAATAACTATCACAATTGTCCCCGACATCGTCGCACCAGGAGCATATGACACGGCGGTACAGGGAACCCCCGCTTTTGACGCCGTCTATCATACTGCATCCCCATTCACGTACGCGAACGCGGGAAGCAATCTCCAGTTCCTCGAGCCAGCGATCAAGGGGACACTGAACCTGCTCAAAGCCGTGAAAGACAATGCCCCTAGTGTGAAGAGAGTCATTTGGACCGGCAGCTGTGCCAGTGTGATTGACTACGACAACCTTGTCGCGGACCCACCAAGGATTTATACGGAAGCGGATTGGAGCCCTGTTACATGGGAAGAGGCTGTGAATGGGGATCCGTCGAAAGCATACAGAGGTAGTAAGCTTTTTGCAGAACGAGAAG CATGGCAGTTTatgaaggaagaacaacCACATTTTGACTTGGTGACGTTATCTCCGCCGGCGACTTTTGGTCCTCTGCGACATTCTATTACAAGTATCGGGGAGTTGAACGAGTCCAATTCTCGGTTGTGGAAATTCTGCTTCAGCTCGACAAAAGATGCACCGGTACCCTATATGCCTGTACACACCTATGTTGACGTTCGA GATCTTGCATATGCACAATTCAGAGCTATGATTGTCCCAGAGGCAGGCAACCAACGGTTTGTGGTGTGCGCCAGGCAATTCGACTTCCAGGATGTTTGCGATATTCTCCGATCACACCATCCCGAACTGAGCGAACGCACGCCGCTTGGCAAACCAGGAACACGCTCTTTACCTCCGGGTGCATATTCCATTGATAATTCCAAGGTGAAAAAGTTTTTAGGGGTGGAGTTCCGAAGTCTCGAAGAGACAGTTCTGGACGCCGCGCGGTGCATGTTAGATATTGAGCGGAACGAAAAGCAAGCTCTTTCCACCTAG
- a CDS encoding putative isoflavone reductase family protein gives MPKYAKDQPIGFKNTIERVAIVGAGGTVGSHITNTLLKTGRHTVTALSRKDSGNKLPEGVLVAPVDYDDEATLVAALKDQQFLIITMAPTAPRDTHSKLVQAAAKAGIPYVMPNGYGGDIEDIKLGEETLLGPVAKANRDEIERLGMQWITVCCGFWYDYSLAGGEARFGFDFDKRSLTIYDDGNTKNSTSTLSQVGRAVAKVLSLKELPEDENDKSLTLSTFLNKGVYVKSFVVSQNDMFDSVKRVTGTTDADWTITHEDTKKRYEDGLALMKLGNMAGFGKMLYARAFYPDHPNDLSKKAQNDLLGLPDESLDEATKVGINMVKELQLRDEPFPSSLFDRAQEQTITAPRLRGLVMMPDAKPYSQSYPDAEGCFGQFGGKHYPPEVQPALEEPANTYQELRQSPEFQRALNKARIGLQGRPTPVHYLETISKQVGGAQIYVKREDLNHTGAHKINHCVGFALLAKKLGKTKLIAETGAGQHGVALATAAAYFGLECEVHMGEIDVSKQSSNVGRVQLLGARVVSATAGQSALKEASDSAFNAYVEQHKHALYAIGSAIGPHPFPLIVRDFQSVVGQEAREQFLSITNGSLPEHVVACVAGGSNAMGMYSAFLDDPGVVLHAVEPLGKSDELGQHAATLSYGKPGTLHGARSIVLQHDDGTPANVSSVASGLVYPGIGPEMAMLHEAGRISVATISDDEVISTFFRMAKFEGIIPALESAHAVAFAIRLASQRPSSERILVNLSGRGDKDVEYVLQNYGTGQ, from the exons ATGCCCAAATACGCCAAAGACCAGCCCATCGGCTTCAAAAACACCATCGAAAGAGTAGCCATTGTCGGC GCTGGAGGCACCGTTGGATCGCACATTACGAACACCCTTCTAAAGACCGGAAGACACACAGTCACGGCCCTTTCCCGCAAAGACAGTGGTAACAAACTCCCCGAAGGCGTCCTAGTCGCCCCAGTCGACTACGATGACGAGGCCACCCTTGTAGCCGCCCTCAAGGACCAGCAATTCTTGATCATAACCATGGCCCCCACCGCGCCCCGCGACACCCATAGCAAGCTCGTCCAGGCGGCCGCCAAGGCCGGTATTCCGTACGTCATGCCTAACGGGTATGGCGGCGACATTGAGGACATTAAACTCGGCGAGGAAACGCTGCTGGGGCCCGTAGCCAAGGCTAACAGGGACGAGATTGAGAGGCTCGGTATGCAGTGGATCACAGTGTGCTGTGGGTTCTGGTACGATTACAGCTTGGCGGGTGGGGAGGCGCGTTTCGGGTTCGACTTTGACAAGCGTTCCCTGACAATCTACGACGATGGTAATACCAAGAACTCGACGTCGACGTTATCGCAGGTTGGGCGTGCCGTGGCTAAGGTACTGAGCCTTAAGGAACTGCCAGAGGATGAAAATGATAAGAGTCTTACTTTGTCGACGTTCCTTAACAAGGGCGTGTACGTTAAGAGCTTCGTGGTCAGCCAGAACGATATGTTTGATAGCGTCAAACGTGTCACCGGTACTACTGACGCTGACTGGACGATCACTCATGAGGACACCAAGAAGCGATATGAGGATGGCCTGGCGCTAATGAAGTTGGGTAATATGGCTGGCTTTGGTAAGATGCTGTATGCAAGGGCGTTCTATCCGGATCATCCCAACGATCTCTCGAAGAAGGCTCAAAATGACCTGCTTGGGTTACCGGATGAAAGCCTGGATGAAGCTACTAAGGTGGGGATAAATATGGTCAAGGAGCTGCAGCTTCGTGATGAGC CGTTTCCAAGCTCCCTATTTGATCGAGCTCAAGAACAAACCATCACTGCCCCTCGTCTCAGAGGTCTAGTCATGATGCCGGACGCTAAACCTTATTCCCAAAGCTACCCCGACGCCGAAGGGTGTTTCGGTCAGTTCGGTGGCAAGCATTATCCTCCTGAGGTTCAGCCTGCACTAGAAGAACCGGCCAACACATATCAGGAGCTGCGTCAATCACCGGAATTCCAGCGCGCCCTCAACAAGGCCCGAATCGGACTTCAAGGGCGGCCAACGCCGGTCCATTATCTCGAAACTATATCGAAGCAGGTCGGGGGCGCTCAGATCTACGTTAAGCGCGAGGATTTGAATCACACAGGCGCGCACAAAATCAATCACTGCGTTGGCTTCGCCCTCCTGGCCAAGAAACTCGGTAAGACGAAGTTGATAGCGGAAACGGGGGCCGGTCAGCATGGCGTCGCGCTCGCAACTGCGGCGGCCTATTTTGGCCTGGAATGTGAGGTTCACATGGGCGAGATCGATGTTAGTAAACAGAGTTCGAATGTCGGTCGCGTGCAGCTGCTCGGCGCACGCGTAGTGTCTGCAACCGCTGGCCAATCGGCTCTGAAGGAGGCCAGTGACTCCGCGTTTAATGCATATGTAGAGCAGCATAAGCATGCGCTATATGCGATCGGATCGGCTATAGGGCCtcatccctttcccttgaTTGTTCGGGACTTTCAGAGTGTGGTGGGTCAAGAGGCCCGTGAGCAGTTCCTTTCGATTACGAATGGAAGCTTGCCTGAGCATGTTGTTGCCTGTGTTGCGGGTGGCTCGAATGCGATGGGTATGTATTCGGCTTTTCTTGATGATCCGGGGGTCGTTCTGCATGCAGTGGAACCACTGGGCAAATCCGATGAGCTGGGCCAGCACGCCGCCACGCTATCCTATGGTAAACCGGGAACATTGCATGGTGCTCGGTCGATTGTGCTGCAGCATGATGATGGTACGCCTGCGAATGTCTCATCCGTGGCATCTGGGCTCGTCTACCCTGGCATCGGCCCGGAGATGGCGATGCTCCATGAAGCCGGTCGGATTTCCGTCGCAACAATTTCCGATGACGAAGTCATCAGTACCTTTTTTCGCATGGCAAAATTTGAGGGAATCATCCCTGCTTTGGAAAGTGCGCATGCGGTAGCATTCGCGATCCGATTGGCGTCGCAGCGCCCTTCGTCCGAACGCATACTGGTCAATCTTTCGGGGCGCGGTGACAAAGACGTTGAATATGTGCTTCAGAATTATGGTACTGGGCAGTAG
- a CDS encoding Chloroperoxidase: MMNTLANHGFLPHDGKNITRNTVIEGLSAALNFNASLASLMFDMAIVVNPEPNATFFTLDQLNKHNLLEHDASLSRTDAYFGNNHVFNETIFEETKKYWTGPTLDANMLANGKLARQISSKAYNPTYTFTSSMEQFSLGEVAAPIIAFGDIQNGKVNRTLVEYFFENERLPTELGWSRREEVVSLVDIAGVTQMISNATNLITPSRESRASKRRDLHSGLGF, from the exons ATGATGAACACTCTAGCAAATCATGGCTTCCTTCCCCACGACGGCAAAAACATCACACGAAACACTGTCATTGAAGGCCTGTCAGCGGCCCTCAACTTCAACGCCTCACTTGCGAGCCTGATGTTTGACATGGCCATTGTTGTCAACCCAGAGCCTAACGCTACGTTCTTTACTCT TGATCAGCTCAACAAGCACAACCTCTTAGAGCATGATGCAAGTTTAAG TCGGACCGACGCCTACTTCGGCAACAACCACGTCTTCAATGAGACAATCttcgaagaaacaaagaagtaCTGGACCGGACCCACCCTGGACGCCAACATGTTAGCCAACGGCAAATTGGCTCGTCAGATCAGCTCTAAAGCATACAACCCCACCTATACATTCACGTCGTCGATGGAACAGTTCAGTCTCGGCGAGGTTGCTGCTCCCATTATCGCGTTCGGCGATATCCAAAACGGAAAGGTCAACAGAACTCTGGTAGAATATTTCTTCG AAAATGAACGTCTCCCGACTGAGCTGGGATGGTCCCGGCGGGAGGAAGTTGTTAGTCTGGTGGATATCGCGGGCGTGACCCAGATGATCAGCAATGCTACCAATCTTATCACTCCTTCTAGAGAGTCTCGTGCGAGTAAACGTCGAGACTTGCATTCTGGTCTTGGGTTTTAG
- a CDS encoding HSCARG dehydrogenase produces the protein MSKLVIFGATGQQGSSILETVHHDPVLSKQYSIRAITRDATSKAATEITNQGIETVQADIDDPTTLPRALAQAHTVILITSTIYDAELKSREYRQTKNVGDAAVAAGATHILWNGRTMDVFDSKAEAEAYLRTLQIKVSLFMPGMFMQNLTTMMAPRLGLDGTYSVASVLDPDTKVPLIDAANDSGMYVAALLGGEEGVGGATLYAATRLYSFSEIVGIISAVSGKVVRYVRLPDEVYAGFMKSEQGGRVVSMMRFFEEVGYFGPGTGDLVEQTRSMVKGRLTTFEEFAEKYMKDLEACA, from the exons ATGTCCAAACTCGTCATCTTCGGAGCAACAGGCCAACAAGGCAGCTCGATCCTCGAAACAGTCCACCATGATCCAGTTCTATCAAAACAATACTCCATCCGCGCAATCACACGCGACGCAACCAGCAAAGCAGCAACAGAGATTACCAACCAAGGCATTGAAACAGTTCAAGCCGACATAGACGACCCAACCACTCTCCCCAGAGCCCTCGCACAAGCGCACACGGTAATCCTAATCACCAGCACCATCTACGACGCAGAGCTCAAAAGCCGCGAATACAGACAGACCAAGAACGTCGGCGATGCAGCCGTGGCGGCAGGCGCTACGCATATC CTCTGGAATGGTCGCACCATGGACGTCTTCGACTCCAAGGCCGAGGCGGAGGCGTATCTGCGTACGCTACAAATTAAAGTATCCCTGTTTATGCCGGGCATGTTCATGCAGAATCTGACTACTATGATGGCGCCGCGGTTGGGGCTGGACGGGACGTATAGTGTTGCCAGTGTGCTGGACCCGGATACGAAAGTCCCGCTTATTGATGCGGCGAATGACTCGGGGATGTATGTTGCTGCTCTGTTGGGGGGTGAGGAGGGTGTGGGGGGCGCTACGCTCTATGCTGCGACGAGGTTGTATAGCTTTTCTGAGATCGTGGGAATCATTTCGGCGGTGTCGGGGAAGGTGGTTCGGTATGTGCGGCTTCCGGATGAAGTGTATGCTGGTTTTATGAAGAGCGAACAGGGGGGTAGGGTTGTCTCTATGATGAGGTTCTTTGAGGAAGTTGGGTATTTCGGGCCTGGGACTGGAGATTTGGTTGAGCAGACGAGGAGTATGGTCAAGGGACGGTTGACTACATTTGAGGAGTTTGCAGAGAAGTATATGAAGGATTTGGAGGCATGTGCTTAA
- a CDS encoding t-SNARE, which translates to MADRKAMVCHLINLLAEMNQVGGGYDNQPADPTSLLNKCREINDGIADIRAKREGQLAAAQNALLDSSTGKEDQVSRQTLDYVEDEINNGFRYLRDLLKKIKQTPGSGDSRVQTQVDVTSRNLRREIEQYQRAQSDFQKRLREQVRRRYEIANPDATPEELEQGVDNVLMGQEQTFQLTGSRTRQANDARQAALERSAAIRKIEQDMIELGRLYQEVAELVHQQEPAVEQINQGAEEVAGNVANANTQITHAIDSARRARKWKWYALLIIILIIAIVVGVAVGVTQANK; encoded by the exons ATGGCGGACCGCAAAGCAATGGTATGTCATCTAATCAATCTCTTGGCAGAGATGAACCAGGTGGGTGGTGGCTACGACAACCAGCCTGCCGACCCGACCAGCTTGCTCAACAAGTGTCGTGAAATCAACGATGGTATCGCCGACATTCGCGCTAAGCGCGAGGGACAGCTCGCTGCCGCACAGAATGCTTTGCTGGACTCGAGCACCGGAAAGGAGGACCAAGTCTCTCGCCAGACCCTGGACTACGTCGAGGACGAAATCAACAACGGTTTCCGCTATCTCCGTGACCTTCTCAAGAAGATTAAGCAGACTCCCGGCTCCGGTGATAGCCGCGTACAGACCCAGGTTGATGTGACAAGTCGTAACCTGCGCCGCGAAATCGAGCAGTACCAGCGGGCCCAGTCGGATTTCCAGAAGCGTCTGAGGGAACAGGTTCGCCGTCGTTATGAAATTGCCAACCCCGATGCGACCCCCGAGGAGTTGGAGCAGGGTGTTGATAACGTTCTCATGGGCCAGGAGCAGACCTTCCAG CTTACTGGTAGCCGGACCCGTCAAGCCAACGATGCCAGACAGGCTGCTCTGGAGCGTTCGGCCGCAATTCGCAAGATTGAGCAAGATATGATTGAACTTGGACGGCTGTACCAAGAAGTCGCAGAGCTTGTGCACCAGCAGGAGCCTGCCGTCGAGCAGATCAACCAGGGTGCCGAAGAGGTCGCTGGAAACGTCGCCAACGCCAACACCCAGATCACTCATGCCATTGACAGCGCGCGTCGGGCAAGAAAGTGGAAGTGGTATGCCTTGCTTATCATTA TTCTCATCATTGCCATCGTTGTTGGTGTAGCTGTCGGTGTCACCCAAGCAAACAAGTGA
- a CDS encoding bola-like protein-domain-containing protein yields the protein MASNTPVEDTIREKITTAFSPSNLIIRNDSHLHAHHAPMQGSTSKETHFHVTITSESFKSKMQPARHRMVYALLKEEMDREGGIHALQLRTRTPEEEQREKERKAQA from the exons ATGGCTTCCAATACTCCCGTCGAAGATACTATCCGTGAGAAA ATCACCACTGCTTTCTCCCCCTCCAACCTGATAATCCGGAATGACTCCCATCTTCATGCACACCATGCGCCCATGCAAGGATCAACGTCCAAGGAAACGCATTTTCA CGTAACTATTACTTCCGAATCATTCAAATCGAAGATGCAGCCAGCCCGTCACCGCATGGTTTACGCTTTGTtgaaggaggagatggaCCGAGAGGGAGGAATCCATGCGCTGCAGTTGCGCACTCGGACACCGGAAGAGGAacagagggagaaggaaaggaaagcacaGGCATAA
- a CDS encoding putative AMP-binding enzyme, translating into MQGRMLISALSRGFAPFGRRAFQSFLNCNARHQLRFQPINCRSLSTLPNLPLFRALQDHDQSSVAVVHSASSRSFTYGNLVADVVRAKERLLECAGGQQDGLAGERIAFLAENSYDYVVTLLSILAIDAIALPLSPAFPVGELKYIMDNSQAKVLVATEKYAAKAHDILKAGLEREPILEVKEKIKTGANSSDQVSLQDIVQESRGGMMLYTSGTTNRPKGVLIPQSALTAQAASLLEAWKYSPEDRLLHLLPLHHIHGTVNAIVTPILAGSSIEFMFPFNTDAVWKRLAAPFSPTFSASKITFLTAVPTIYNRLLSSFPGLSPEVQEAAKKGIAPENLRLNISGSAALPTPTKQAWQDLSNGNVLLERFGMTEVGMAISCGLDFADRIDGSVGWALPSVEARLVDTETNEVIQPGEEYDANGREREGEIQLRGPTIFREYWANEKATKEAFVDSDDGKSKWFKTGDVATRRVVEHAGKGTSGDWAQGPMYFIQGRLSVDIIKTGGEKVSALEVERELLSLPQVSEAAVVGLPSEQWGQKVAAVVVLDKEKAANTGRNGKPWGALDMRRALKDRLANYKMPQEMKVLNGPIPRNAMGKVNKKTLVKEVFGI; encoded by the exons ATGCAAGGACGCATGCTGATCTCGGCCCTCTCGCGGGGTTTTGCACCCTTTGGTCGTCGCGCATTTCAGTCGTTTCTCAACTGCAATGCTCGTCACCAACTTCGATTCCAACCAATTAATTGTCGGTCGCTCTCGACGCTGCCAAATCTACCTCTCTTCCGAGCTCTCCAAGATCACGACCAATCTAGCGTTGCTGTCGTTCACAGCGCATCGTCCCGCTCCTTTACCTACGGCAACCTAGTTGCCGATGTCGTTCGTGCAAAGGAAAGACTCCTCGAGTGTGCGGGAGGTCAGCAGGATGGGCTTGCAGGGGAGAGAATTGCATTTTTGGCGGAGAATAGCTACGATTACGTAG TGACTCTCCTTTCCATTCTTGCTATTGATGCGATCGCCCTACCTCTCTCTCCGGCATTCCCTGTCGGCGAATTGAAGTATATAATGGATAATTCGCAGGCCAAAGTGCTCGTTGCTACCGAAAAGTATGCAGCCAAGGCACATGATATACTGAAGGCGGGTCTTGAACGGGAACCAATCCTAGaagtcaaggagaagatcaaaaCGGGGGCAAACAGCTCAGATCAAGTAAGCTTGCAGGACATTGTACAGGAGTCTCGTGGCGGAATGATGCTGTATACCTCAGGTACCACCAATAGACCG AAAGGCGTGTTGATCCCGCAATCGGCGCTCACAGCACAAGCAGCGTCTTTGCTAGAAGCATGGAAGTATTCTCCGGAGGATCGGTtactccatcttcttcctttacACCATATCCATGGGACAGTGAATGCCATTGTAACGCCTATCCTGGCTGGCTCTTCTATTGAATTCATGTTCCCTTTCAATACAGACGCTGTGTGGAAGAGACTGGCGGCTCCCTTCTCTCCCACATTCTCAGCGAGCAAGATTACTTTCCTTACAGCTGTCCCAACGATCTACAACCGACTCTTATCCTCTTTCCCCGGCCTGTCTCCTGAAGTGCAAGAGGCAGCGAAAAAGGGCATTGCACCTGAGAATCTACGTTTGAATATCTCTGGATCGGCAGCTTTACCCACCCCTACTAAGCAAGCGTGGCAAGATCTCAGTAATGGTAACGTCCTGCTCGAGCGGTTTGGAATGACGGAAGTCGGCATGGCTATCAGCTGCGGCCTCGACTTCGCCGATCGGATTGATGGTAGTGTTGGGTGGGCACTACCATCTGTGGAAGCTAGACTTGTCGATACGGAGACAAACGAAGTTATCCAGCCTGGAGAGGAATATGATGCGAATGGACGCGAGCGTGAAGGCGAAATCCAACTCCGTGGCCCTACCATTTTCCGAGAATACTGGGCCAACGAGAAAGCCACAAAAGAAGCATTCGTGGACAGTGATGATGGCAAGAGCAAATGGTTCAAGACTGGGGACGTTGCTACGCGCCGAGTAGTTGAGCATGCCGGAAAGGGAACAAGCGGAGATTGGGCACAGGGACCAATGTATTTCATTCAAGGCCGACTGAGTGTGGACATCATTAAGACTGGCGGGGAAAAGGTCAGCGCATTGGAGGTGGAAAGAGAGCTGCTGTCCCT TCCTCAAGTTAGCGAAGCAGCTGTGGTGGGTCTCCCATCTGAGCAATGGGGTCAGAAGGTCGCCGCTGTGGTCGTTCtcgacaaggaaaaggcCGCGAATACTGGTCGCAATGGCAAACCATGGGGTGCTCTTGACATGCGACGTGCCCTTAAAGATCGTCTCGCAAACTATAAGATGCCCCAGGAGATGAAAGTTCTCAACGGACCGATCCCAAGAAATGCAATGGGCAAAG TGAACAAAAAGACACTTGTTAAGGAGGTCTTTGGCATTTAA
- a CDS encoding putative endo-beta-1,4-glucanase celB (Endo-beta-1,4-glucanase celB), translated as MIWTLAPFVALLPLVTAQQVGTTADAHPRLTTYKCTSQNGCTRQNTSVVLDAATHFIHKKGTQTSCTNSNGLDTAICPDKQTCADNCVVDGITDYASYGVQTKNDTLTLQQYLQTGNATKSLSPRVYLLAEDGENYSMLKLLNQEFTFDVDASTLVCGMNGALYLSEMEASGGKSSLNQAGAKYGTGYCDAQCYTTPWINGEGNTESVGSCCQEMDIWEANARATGLTPHPCNTTGLYECSGSGCGDSGVCDKAGCGFNPYGLGAKDYYGYGLKVNTNETFTVVTQFLTNDNTTSGQLSEIRRLYIQNGQVIQNAAVTSGGKTVDSITKDFCSGEGSAFNRLGGLEEMGHALGRGMVLALSIWNDAGSFMQWLDGGSAGPCNATEGNPALIEKLYPDTHVKFSKIRWGDIGSTYRH; from the coding sequence ATGATCTGGACACTCGCTCCCTTTGTGGCACTCCTGCCACTGGTAACTGCCCAGCAGGTGGGAACTACAGCGGACGCCCATCCCAGACTCACCACGTATAAATGTACTTCACAGAACGGTTGCACGAGGCAGAACACCTCAGTCGTCCTTGATGCAGCAACCCATTTTATCCACAAGAAAGGAACACAAACATCCTGCACCAACAGCAACGGCTTAGACACTGCCATTTGTCCGGACAAACAGACCTGCGCGGACAATTGTGTCGTTGATGGGATCACGGACTACGCTAGCTACGGCGTCCAGACGAAGAATGACACGTTGACCCTTCAACAATACCTGCAAACTGGGAATGCCACAAAGTCCCTGTCACCGCGCGTCTACCTCCTCGCTGAAGACGGAGAGAACTATTCCATGCTGAAACTCCTGAATCAGGAATTCACCTTCGATGTCGACGCCTCCACCCTCGTCTGCGGCATGAATGGTGCTCTATATCTCTCTGAAATGGAGGCTTCTGGCGGAAAGAGTTCCCTAAATCAAGCCGGAGCCAAATACGGAACCGGTTACTGTGATGCCCAATGCTACACCACGCCTTGGATCAACGGCGAAGGCAACACCGAGAGTGTCGGTTCCTGCTGTCAGGAAATGGATATTTGGGAAGCCAACGCCCGAGCAACAGGGCTTACACCACACCCTTGCAACACAACCGGTCTGTACGAGTGCAGCGGCTCAGGATGCGGAGACTCCGGGGTCTGTGACAAGGCCGGCTGTGGATTCAATCCATATGGCCTAGGCGCAAAGGACTACTACGGTTACGGTCTCAAGGTCAACACCAACGAGACATTCACTGTCGTAACTCAGTTCCTCACAAACGATAACACAACTTCGGGCCAGCTCAGCGAAATCCGCCGTCTCTATATCCAGAACGGCCAGGTCATTCAAAATGCTGCCGTTACCTCTGGAGGAAAAACTGTCGACTCAATCACAAAGGACTTCTGCAGCGGCGAAGGAAGTGCCTTCAACCGACTTGGCGGCCTCGAGGAAATGGGCCACGCCTTGGGCCGCGGCATGGTTCTTGCGCTCAGTATCTGGAACGATGCAGGCTCATTTATGCAATGGCTTGATGGTGGCAGTGCCGGACCGTGCAACGCAACGGAGGGAAACCCGGCGTTGATCGAGAAGTTGTATCCGGATACTCATGTGAAGTTTTCCAAGATTCGGTGGGGAGATATTGGATCTACCTACAGGCATTAG
- a CDS encoding isoflavone reductase family protein (unnamed protein product), translated as MPPKPTIAIAGGTGHLGKHITTALLSTPFINSFTSIILLTRSETSPSSFNIPSNPKLQLRKYTPTNLADSLNDIDILINAIGPSGHNFKETLLRTIPKTNVKMYIPSEFGVDHYIHDFPHLEWDAKKRHDELAREILDPGVKVCRVFCGLFLEDSIGPWFGFDTRDGWYECVGSAGEVVSFTGLGDVGRVVAGLCGLFAEGGAGVVPDVLHVAGDTRSVFDVARIMEREGGGPIEVTEVALEEYKERVTKVVGSDPAPYLRFLIGEGKINHSSAGLGCDNEVVNPGERVWKWKSLEQLARETQGRPWRDLEWPSK; from the coding sequence ATGCCCCCCAAACCAACAATAGCCATCGCAGGCGGAACAGGCCACCTAGGAAAACACATAACAACCGCCCTCCTCAGCACACCCTTCATAAACTCCTTCACCTCCATAATCCTCCTTACCCGCTCCGAGACCTCCccctccagcttcaacatcCCCTCCAACCCCAAACTCCAACTCCGCAAATACACCCCAACCAACCTCGCAGACAGCCTCAACGACATCGACATCCTGATCAACGCCATCGGCCCGTCGGGCCACAATTTCAAAGAAACCCTCCTCCGCACCATCCCCAAAACCAACGTCAAGATGTACATCCCCTCCGAATTCGGGGTAGACCACTACATCCACGACTTCCCGCATCTAGAATGGGACGCGAAGAAGCGGCATGATGAGCTCGCGCGGGAGATATTGGATCCTGGTGTGAAGGTGTGTCGGGTGTTTTGTGGACTGTTTTTGGAGGATAGTATTGGGCCTTGGTTTGGGTTTGATACCCGGGATGGATGGTATGAGTGTGTTGGGTCGGCCGGGGAGGTGGTTTCGTTTACGGGGCTGGGGGATGTAGGAAGGGTTGTGGCGGGGCTTTGTGGGTTGTTTGCGGAGGGAGGTGCTGGGGTAGTGCCGGATGTGTTGCATGTTGCAGGGGATACGAGGTCTGTTTTTGATGTTGCGAGGATTAtggagagggaggggggTGGGCCGATTGAGGTTACTGAGGTAGCCTTGGAGGAGTATAAGGAGAGGGTTACTAAGGTGGTAGGGAGTGATCCGGCTCCTTATTTGAGGTTTCTCATCGGGGAGGGGAAGATTAATCATTCTTCGGCTGGGTTGGGGTGTGATAATGAGGTGGTGAATCCCGGGGAGCGGGTTTGGAAGTGGAAGTCTTTGGAGCAGTTGGCGAGGGAAACTCAGGGGAGGCCATGGAGGGATCTTGAGTGGCCGAGTAAGTGA